One Primulina eburnea isolate SZY01 chromosome 4, ASM2296580v1, whole genome shotgun sequence genomic window, tctcACTACCATCCAATTATTTAGtctaacataaataataatttcatttataaaattaatcattaaaatattaatttatgtaAGTATACATACCTTGATATAAGTTGTCCAAATAAAAGAAACctgcaaaaaacaaaaaaaaatatgtgttGAGTCCGCGTCTTTTGAAAAATATGCGAAATGTAAAAATAGAAAttgaaacatatacaaaaacttACCGATGAAAAAACGAGAAGAGTGAATGAAAAATATGAAACGAGTGAATGAAAAGAATGAAACAAGTGTTCAATTTATAGTAGAAaatttataatatcataataaattcgaaatttttaaaaatatggtcTCCGCAGCTTTCAACATGTGAATTTAATGTGTCGCAGCTTTAATAATGTGTAGTCCGAAATTTAATGTGTCGCAGCTTTTATCACATATAGTCTTGTTGGATAGCTTTTCACATATGGTGATAAAGCAAATGACTTGcgtatttaaaaataaaaatttaacagCAAGTCACGCCTCTTGAATAGGCGtgactagtttttttttttatttaaataaaacaagTCAAGAGGCGTgacttgttttatttttttaaaaaaaaatttaacaacaAGTCACGCCTCTTGGTCACGCCTCTTCAAGAGGCGTGActggttttatttaaaaaaaaaaaaaacaagtcaCGCCTCTTGAAGAGGCGTGACACattatattgttaaatttttattttttacattaCTTTATTAAACTTGTAGCAAATGTGACGTAAACTGTTAAAAAGCCCTACAAATGTAGGACAATGTGGATTCTCTAAAATAACATCCTACAAACTACTGTAATGAAATTTGGACTTAGATTTAGTTAATCATTAAAATTAGCCAAAAGAGAAAAAATATATCATtagaaatttaatataaataaacaaaCATATTGAATTGAGCAAATATTATAGAAtcgatctcttgtgagacggtctcacgaatttttatgaatttttatctgtgagacgagtcagttatttattttttcatggataactcaaataagatatatgtctcacaaaatacgattagtgagatcgtctcaaacaagtttttgttaatattataatatgaaatgaataaataaaatatgtaaaagtaaaatctgaaattttcctaaaaaaatttatgagcAAGGAAAAGATAAGCTAGAAATCTCCTTGTGTTGATaatgcataaaaaataaatttaattttgaaaattaaattttattttaaagcttAGCTTATATGATAAttatttgtgaattttttttaacaactgGCATCAACAAAGATAAGTGGAAAGAAATTCTTTTGTAAACaatcaaataatataatataatttgtttattttatccaACATTCCGATTTTATAAAATTCGAATGGTCGTTTGATACACATATAATGTAAGACACCGTTtataaatgatatatgataagagtgattataaaataaaaaataaggaTAAATAACATATTATGATAAATTATATGATATTTGACATTATTTTAATTTGCTTGATTAGTTTTGTTAATTATTTACTAAAATGTCTTCATCGTATATTAGTTAATTCTTAAAATGatcgaataaataaataaaattcctagaattaattgatttaaaaaaattataaataaaattaaaatattatattaattattaaattttcattacttctaattttcgaaaaaattaaaaaatcgattaatattataaaaaataattaaagtttgataataacataaatatgtatttattgtaataattaaaatattaatacaaatttgaatattaaataatggttacggttaaaaataatataataataaaagtatgatcaataataattaaattatttgtaATATTagtcaaattaaaaattatatttaaatattattagattttttgaatttataattattttaaactttagaatattaaagaaaaaattaaattaatcaaacataatcatttctctcaaaaaattatataatcacCAACAAAAGGATAATAATGTATATAGTGCAGGTTGGGTGTAGGCTCAACAGACCTATCATAATCTTAATCATACATACAAAACACATGATAAATGAaggattaaaaatttattatgttCACCAAACAATATTAAATATCTTATTTATCAAATCGATTAATACTTAATAGTGAGCATTTGGATGTTAGTGCTCGAATGATTAAAATCGGGAGAAAAATCtagaagaaaaatgaaatgaatttaataagaaaaattaatatttagtaATGAATTACTTAGTTTAGaatttttatttcattaaaatttataattaattgaGATGTAAAAAGAGTATATGAAGgacattttaagatttttaaaatattgaaggttatattatatcatattcaataaaaaaaactatttttaaaaataaacttttaacaGCGGCGAGACTAAGAAACTTCCCACGGGAGAAAATGGTGAATGTTATAGACGTGAGTCTAGAGATGTCAATTTCCTTCGAATCAATTGGAGGATTTGATAATCGATCTAAATGGAGAGGACATGTATAAATTTTTTGGATACGATTTAATAATTAGTAAttggatataaaaaaaattttgtttgaaGATGCACGATGTAACCAATAACATTTTTTTGATAGTATGATTGAATCGTgatgtttaaatattaaattaataataagattTAAATCTCACTTATCATTAGAGTGAGggagcaaaattttattggtttgattttttaaaaatggcaaaaacttgtgtgagacggtctcacgggtcgtatttgtgagacggatctcttatttgggtcacccatgaaaaagtattactttttatgttgagagtattactttttattgtgaatatgtgtagggttgacccgtctcacggattatgatccgtgagacggtctcacatgagactcactctttaaataaaaactcCAACTAAATCAATTCTATAGGCTTTGCGAAGTTGCATGCCAAACCAAACAATTAACAACTAAAATCAAACCAGACCAAACCTAGATTTCATATTCGACTGGGGACAGatgattaatattaaattttgattttttcaacTAACCATTATTAATGGATAAATATCAATCCTCATACAAATAATAAACTATTTAACATTGTAATATATGATAATGACATTACAAAATTcgcaacaataaaataaattctCGAAATAATGTAGTTCACCTTAAAAACTGAAAATATAGCAAGTTTTGATGGAAGGAAACAAAGAATTGATAAATTTTCGTTTGAAGATGTAGCAACTTCTATCGTTTCGATTTTTCGCAATCAGTTTTGACACATATCTTCTATCGGTTTACGTATTTTGTTACAATTTAACCAAAATATTCGCTACATCGGCTCACTTTATTTCAGCACCTTATTTCAACACTTTTCTATAAAGTTATTCGAATAATCGTTATAGATCAACAATAAATTAATTGGTTTCTGACCCAATATTGAAACACCTTAAAGAAGTCTCAAATCGATCCTAACAAAACCTCGCCATCATCCACCATAAGTGTGGTCGGTCTCACATCACTAATCTATTTTCATGAGATGATCAATCTGATCTATACTTaaagtgaaaaatatttttttcaagagTGTGATGGAGTTGAAGATCAATTTCGTAAAACTAACATATGATAGCGTCATGGCGACAGTTTTTGTGATTAAAAAATAGAATGTTCATTTAATTCTCAATCATTACATCCTACCAGCATGTATTTAGGGTAGAATTAAAAGTTTAAAGTTAAATATTTGTGGGTTAAATTAATTAACAGATTTTTGGGCTTATGATAAGATCAgtttaaataattgaaaaaaatttaaaatttacaaatGCAACATCCATTATCAAAGTATTTTTCGAGtggattaattttaaataatgtttttacGTGCATTGCTGCCGTCGCGTGACACGTGCCAGAAATGGGGGACGCGTACGTGTGCAAGTTGGCATACAGCTGGATATGAGCAGACTCTTTCCTTTCCGCCAGTAGTTCAAGTATTGTACAACACCTACGTGCGGCGTCTTTTGTCCTTTTCTCCACGCGCGTTCAATTAAATCTAATAATTTTGATTAAATTTAGTATCGATTTCTATCATTTGCTTGACATAATTGACTTACttataattatttgatttttgattttgtgcctattttcagaaataattgTAGTAATGTCCGTTAACTTCTTTTGGGAGTAACTTTTATCACACACATTCAAAATTTAGACTTATTCAATGGAAATATGCATAAAACATTTTGTGAGTAAATAGACCCATAATCAATACTTATCAAATAAATGAGACAAGATAGATTATGAGTAAGTTCTCTTGACGTGTATTTACCGTTTATATTTATGATGAATTGATCAATCTGATTCGTGTAAAATAATATCTTTTTTGTGAATTGACGATCAGATCAAATATACTAAagttttttaatatattataatagcTATAAAATCAGACAAATAAATTGAATTTACACATCATTTCattaatgattaaaaaaatttacaattattttttattatgatccCGCTAAAGTATTAACAATCTCTAATTCAAAGTATCCCACAAAGACGCGCACTTCCGCCTCGCAAATCCCACCCGCTTCTCTTCCAAATCATACGCCACCTCAAACCCCTGCTGCTGATAGTTGCCCAGCAGCCCCGCCGGCCCACCATCGGAATCCGCCTCATCTCCGCCGTCCATAAGCATCAGACAGCCCACCTTCCGCTTGGCATCACCATCAAAGAATTCGTAAAAGTAATTCTTCCTCGGCATCGCCACAGTTGAATTGGCCACAAAATGGAATGCCAGCTCAGGCACATTTCTCAAGAATTTCTCCCCATGGTTCCCGTAAAAGCACGGGCTAAGTCCGGTCCGTTCCTCGACCTGACTCGCCCTCCGGTGGGCCGACCCGAGTTGATTAGAGAATTCACTAACCACAGAGTTGTAAAACGTTTTAGGCAGCATAGTGAAAGTGGTGCCCGAATCCACCACCATTCCTCCATTGCCTCTCCCATCAACTCTTTTCAGACTCCTCGGAGCTTGAATTCTTCTTTTTCCTATGGATAGTGACTCCAATCCAACGCAGTAAAAATAGGGGTGTTTCGGATTGTCCAACATTGGCGTGTAGGTGTAAAGAACGAGACTTTGTGCGAAAGCGTTCCTGCTCTTTTCCTCGTATCGACCCAGAACCAGTGGGCTAGGTCGGTGGACGCGGGTGGGGTCGAAGCCATGTGATACGAGGCAGTAAGAAAAGTAGTTGCCAATATCAGGTGACTTGTTGGCAAGCTGAGCAGGCAAAGAGAGCACGCCACGTCCGAATCCAGCAACACCTATAGGCTCACCAAGAGCGCTATTTGCGCAACCGAAAGTGAACTTGGGCAATTTCAGGGGAGGTCTCGACTTGGGAATGGAAAAGGTATCTTCATAAAGCTTGGCGACGAAGCTCCCGTCCCCATAAGCGTAGTAAAAAGGGGGGCAGTTGAAAGATTTGCAGTCGCTGATTTCAATGGTTTCGAGGGGGCACTTGGTCATGGCGCAAAGGTCAGAAGAAGGGAGTGAGGAGTGGACGGCGGAGCAGGCGGTGGATTTGCATCCGACAGGAGTTGCAGAGGTAAGGTTAATCGGGCCGGGATTGGTGATGGAAGAGCGGGAGTACTTACCTTCGCAGAGTATGCATTCAAAAGGGTGGCAGGGGATCCAGACGACATCGCTACCGGTGTCCATGTAGAGGGAGATGGTTTGGGAGCCAACAGAGAGAGACAGGGTGTAGTCGCTGCCGGGTGAGAGTGGCAGCGACACTTGGCGATGGTGGCGGAAACGGGTGGCAGAGCGGGCGGCGGAGGACTTTAGGAGTAGGTGGGTGGTGTTGAATTGTGTATCGGAGAGGGAATGGGATAAGGGAAGAACTAGAACAGAGTAGGTGGGAGAGATTTGGGAGCTGGAGAAAAAAGTGATGATGAGAAGCAAGAAAAGAGGGGCAGCCATTGGAAGGAAATGGTGCAGTTTGTTTGGGTATGaagttatgtatatgtattcaGCACTGAGAGGGAGAGAGAGGGAGTGAGTAGGGAGGTAGTTTTAAAGAGGGGAAGAGGGGGGATTGGAGGCAAGGTTTCTTGTGGGGTTGGGGTTTTTTAAAACGTGGACTTCAATTTTCTTGTTTACCTTCTATCTTATTGTGGCAGGCATAAATCATATTCAAGTATTTGACTGTAAATCATAGTCCAGGTTTTAGGGCTTGAAGTGAACTAAAAGGgtggttttaaaatttaattaaatagatAAAATGTGTTGATAAAACAAATTCAATTCATTTACCTGCTTGAGTTTTGTTGTTTAACAAAAAATCACAGCTATTAGTATagcataatttaaaattttaggaaTGTACGAGTGCTCCACACAATAAAGAGAGGAAATTATTCCCAAACATCTTCATTGTAGCTTctgtttttaaaaatttgacaaTAAATAGTGATAGGACACCATTCTGTTTATATGATTATTTCCATTTGCCACTGATGTGAATCAACCATATGGTATGAATCCAGTGCTTCCTCCAACCTAGTTAAAATGTCGGCATCGCTAAAACTAGTTCTACAATCAACAAAATGATAAAAACTCGAGTGAGATGATTtcatggatcgtattttgtgagacatatatcttatttgggtcatcaatgaaaaatattaatttttatgctactagtattactttttattgtgaatatcggtagggttgatccgtttcacagataaaaattcgtaagatcatctcacaaaagacatactaCAACAAAAAATAGCCACTAAAAAGCATGCGTATTCAGTAATGAGGTTAATCACGGTAGAGTTCGAAGTGACAATCCAAATATTCATATTCATTTTTATACATGAAgtccattatttatttattatatagacCTGAAAATGAACTAGGTTTGTTTGGCGTAACATTACTTTGAAGGATACAATCAATTTTCGTAATTGGGTAGTTAATGATTTATATACAATTAAAGGGATTTTGTAGTATAGGACTTTAGTtgttttatcaaaaattatagATTGTTGTAATGGTTTTTAAACTATGATTATCTCAAGCGCCATGTTCAATTAGTCTATCCAGTATGGCTAATACATTGTTTTTTTCAATAATTGTAATCATTGCGATATTGACTTTTGATACTTTAGAATTGAAAATTTGTCGTTTAAAGTTATTGACAGTGATAACGGTGAACTCAAGCTTTTTAAATGGTATATCAACCGAAACGACACGCTTTGGTTACTCTATCTATCGTGAATAATTATAGTTCCTCTATATATGTTTTAGAAATAAAAGTTTTGCACATTCACGCTTAAATTGATTTGAGAAAATATAGTTAAATGATTGTTTTTTTTGCTTAGAGTATTTTCGGATTAAAATTcagatatatttaaatatttattaaaattttaataacaaAAGACAGAGCCAATCAATCTAAAGGGAAAATGTCGTGTggacaataataataataataatatagcaataagaCACTTGTCacttttttatttttggaaaaattggGAAATAACTACATGAAATGACATTTGTGAAATTCTGCTCCACGATTTGTGACATGCCAAAAACTAATCAtacaatttctttttaaaattaaattattgccatttttatataataaacttttttatttaaatttatttttacaaattatTGTCAATTTCGTCCTTTAATTTCTCACCTGCATTACTTAACAACACGACAAAAATTTGCATATATTCGTACAACTTTTCGAAGGGATATTCGTTcactttttatattttattttttgaaattagATATTcgttcgttttttttttaaaaaaaattccttaATTTAATTGAAAAGAACACTTTTTAGTTTATTAATTtatcataaaaaatttaaaattactgatttcttataatttattttttcatatttaagATAacgatatatattttaaaaccatCGAGACAATGAATATAAATTTGGCCATTATATTGATATTTATTTGGGATGCTAGCCAACTAGGTTAGGTCTCTGTAAGAAAGTAATTGCTGCACTCTTTGCCTACTAAACCAAAGACATTTATCACCTAAATAGGGTTAAAATCCTCTTGTTTTATCTTTCTAAATTCCCTTAAATCAACGGGAAATTTGGGTTCAGTCCCTAGtcgtcattttttttttttcagtccctaggtacttttttagtaccataTTTCTACATGAAGTGTActacatttccacatgaagtgtaccacattttgtatgacatagtaccacaattttgtagGTAGGGAGTTAAGCCAAAGAAATTTTTTGATTGGGGATTTGTTAATAACTTCCTCTTAAATcaatactttatttatttatttttatttagatATCACACTTTAATATtcacatttaataataataaataataataatacaacaGTTGGAAAATTGGTTCATAGCTTTCTAACACTTGGCTTAACTACAAGAGTATGTatgttgtgagacggtcttacgaatttttatctgtgagacggatcaatcttaccgatattcacaataaaatataatactcttaacataaaaagtaatatttttcatggatgacctaaataagagatccgtcttacaaaatacgactcgtgagaccgtctcacacaagtttttgcctaactATAAAAGGTTAAAAACAGTAGTTGAagcaatttattaaaaaaaaaatatcgtcTCGTATTGATTTTATGATACAGATCTTCAAACTGAGCATGTTaacgaaaattattatttttatatcaatgtttttttttgtaaatatataTCTGATAACTCGTCTCACATGTATAAATCTGTCAAATCATCTCACATTAGATTTACTTATATTTTATTAGcgagtctcatatgagaccgtctcacggatcataatctgtgagacgggttaaccctactcatattcacaataaaaaataatactcttagtataaaaagtaattacTTTTTaatgagtgacccaaataagatattcgtctcacaaatatgacccgtgagatcgtctcacacaagtttttgccatattttattatatacatATCTATATATACGCGCGTGTTAAATGTTTGATGAGTTTTGTTGATGAAAAtttgttataatttttatttatcgaTGACAAAATAATATTGTAATCAGTTTTCGTATGCCACACatcaaataaataaatggaAAGAGCAATCATGAAAAGGCATTTAAGATGCGTGTTTCCGTCTGAAGCAGATGAACCTGAATCCATAACTACCAGCAAAAGCGTACGCTTGCAccaaacaaataataataattcaattaattattttatttcttaaaaattataataattcaattaattattttatttcttaaaaattcaaaagaaatatttttttaaaaaaaattaatgagtcGAATAGACTAAACATGATATTCATTTGAgcgagtgtatatatatataggcaaaaacttgtgtgagacggtctcacgggtcatattctgtgagacggatctttatttgggtaatctatgaaaaattattactttttatgctaagggtattactttttatggtgaatatggatagagttgatccgtctcacagattgagatccgtgagacgatctcacatgaaacatactcatatatatatatagagtgagtctcatgtgagaccgtctcacggatcataatctgtgagacggatcaaccctacccatattcacaataaaaagtaatactcttagcataaaaagtgatactttttcatgggtgacccaaatatgagatccgtctcacaaataagatccgtgagaccgtctcacacaagtttttgccatatatatatatatatatatatatggagtaAATCAAATGTgtgagtatatatatacatatatccaGATATCTacttttgatttttattttgtataaaT contains:
- the LOC140828888 gene encoding probable aspartyl protease At4g16563; amino-acid sequence: MAAPLFLLLIITFFSSSQISPTYSVLVLPLSHSLSDTQFNTTHLLLKSSAARSATRFRHHRQVSLPLSPGSDYTLSLSVGSQTISLYMDTGSDVVWIPCHPFECILCEGKYSRSSITNPGPINLTSATPVGCKSTACSAVHSSLPSSDLCAMTKCPLETIEISDCKSFNCPPFYYAYGDGSFVAKLYEDTFSIPKSRPPLKLPKFTFGCANSALGEPIGVAGFGRGVLSLPAQLANKSPDIGNYFSYCLVSHGFDPTRVHRPSPLVLGRYEEKSRNAFAQSLVLYTYTPMLDNPKHPYFYCVGLESLSIGKRRIQAPRSLKRVDGRGNGGMVVDSGTTFTMLPKTFYNSVVSEFSNQLGSAHRRASQVEERTGLSPCFYGNHGEKFLRNVPELAFHFVANSTVAMPRKNYFYEFFDGDAKRKVGCLMLMDGGDEADSDGGPAGLLGNYQQQGFEVAYDLEEKRVGFARRKCASLWDTLN